In one Brassica oleracea var. oleracea cultivar TO1000 chromosome C9, BOL, whole genome shotgun sequence genomic region, the following are encoded:
- the LOC106315709 gene encoding ubiquitin-conjugating enzyme E2 28-like — protein MFVQSEKMASKRILKELKDLQKDPSTLYTAGPVGEDLFHWQATITGPSDSPYSGGIFILTIHFPPDYPFKPPKVVFRTKVFHPNVNSNGIICFHICHDVLKEQWSPALTISKLLVSICSLLRDPNPDDPMVPEIAHMYKTDRAKYESTARSWTQKYAMG, from the exons ATGTTTGTTCAGAGCGAGAAAATGGCTTCGAAACGGATCTTAAAGGAGCTCAAGGATCTTCAGAAAGATCCTTCAACCTTGTACACTGCTG GTCCAGTTGGTGAAGACTTGTTTCATTGGCAAGCTACAATAACGGGTCCATCAGACAGTCCTTACTCAGGTGGAATATTTATCTTAACCATTCACTTCCCTCCAGATTATCCTTTCAAACCACCAAAG GTTGTGTTTAGGACAAAAGTGTTCCACCCTAATGTCAACAGCAACGGCATCATTTGCTTCCACATTTGCCACGACGTTTTGAAAGAACAATGGAGTCCTGCACTCACCATATCCAAG CTTTTGGTTTCGATATGTTCATTGTTGAGGGATCCAAACCCAGATGATCCTATGGTTCCGGAGATTGCTCACATGTATAAAACCGATAGAGCCAAGTATGAGTCAACTGCAAGAAGCTGGACCCAGAAGTATGCAATGGGATAA
- the LOC106316933 gene encoding mitochondrial import receptor subunit TOM7-2-like: MAAKASLKVKAKGKGSKGSSSSSSSKYELFKDWTNWSLKKAKVATHYGFIPLIIVLGMKSDPNTHLFQLLSPV, from the coding sequence ATGGCGGCTAAGGCTTCGTTGAAGGTCAAAGCCAAAGGAAAAGGGTCCAAGGGATCATCTTCTTCCTCGTCATCAAAGTACGAGCTCTTCAAGGATTGGACCAACTGGTCGCTGAAGAAAGCCAAGGTCGCGACTCACTATGGATTCATCCCTCTCATCATCGTCTTGGGCATGAAGTCAGATCCAAATACTCACCTTTTCCAGCTTCTCAGCCCCGTTTGA
- the LOC106317367 gene encoding putative inactive receptor-like protein kinase At1g64210 yields MQVFFFFFSLILCFALIFAETLENDKRALLDFLSHFSLPLHRWNQSSPTCHQWTGVTCSRNRIVSVRLPAVGLNGLIPPFTITRLSSLKILSLRNNQLTGELPPDLINLKNLTRLYLQHNRLSGPLPETLSELKNLKVLDLSNNGLNGSIPSSLSRLTRLRVLNLANNSFSGDIPDLDLPNLRQIDLSNNKLIGAIPKSLQRFQTSAFSGNNITGKETQNKTPFGLSQLAFLLILSAACVLGVSGLSCIIMITCFGKSRISGKFRKRDSSSSSSTPPGNWTSRDDDNNEGGKIIFFGGKNHLFDLDDLLSSSAQVLGKGAFGTTYKVTMEDMSTVVVKRLKEVVAGRREFEQQMEMIGAIRHENVAELKAYYYSKDDKLAIYSYYTQGSLFQMLHGNRGMYDRVPLDWDARLRIATGAARGLAKIHEGNNGRLIHGNIKSSNIFLDSQGHGCIGDIGLTTIMRSLPQRTCLTSGYHAPEITDTRRSTQSSDVYSFGVVLLELLTGKSPASRETKHGEKMYLATWIRNVVVEEWTGEVFDMEILSESGGFEEEMVEMMQIGLACVAVKQQERPHIAHVVKMIQDIRSTDAE; encoded by the exons ATGCAAGTCTTCTTCTTCTTTTTCTCTTTGATCCTCTGTTTCGCTCTGATCTTCGCTGAGACCCTTGAAAACGACAAGAGAGCTTTGCTTGATTTCTTGTCACATTTCAGTTTACCTCTTCACCGCTGGAACCAGAGCTCTCCGACTTGCCATCAGTGGACCGGAGTTACCTGCAGCCGAAACAGAATCGTATCCGTTAGATTGCCTGCGGTTGGACTCAACGGTTTGATCCCACCATTCACCATCACTCGTCTCTCGTCTCTAAAGATTCTAAGCCTTAGAAACAACCAGCTCACAGGAGAGCTCCCTCCTGATCTCATCAACCTCAAGAACCTGACTCGTCTCTACCTACAACACAACCGCCTCTCCGGTCCATTACCAGAGACTCTCTCGGAGTTAAAGAATCTCAAGGTTCTTGATCTTTCTAACAATGGACTCAACGGAAGCATCCCATCATCTCTTTCACGTTTGACCAGACTTAGAGTCTTGAACCTTGCAAACAATTCATTCTCAGGGGACATTCCCGATCTCGATCTTCCAAACCTGAGGCAAATCGACCTGTCAAACAATAAACTTATCGGCGCAATACCCAAGTCTCTTCAAAGATTCCAAACTTCAGCGTTTTCCGGAAACAACATAACCGGAAAGGAGACACAAAACAAGACTCCTTTCGGGTTAAGCCAGCTTGCTTTCTTGCTCATTCTCTCCGCAGCTTGCGTTTTGGGTGTTTCTGGACTCTCCTGTATAATAATGATCACTTGTTTCGGGAAGTCTAGAATCTCCGGGAAGTTTCGGAAGAGAGACTCCTCCTCCTCGTCGTCCACTCCTCCAGGGAACTGGACATCTAGAGACGATGATAACAATGAAGGAGGAAAGATCATCTTCTTCGGGGGAAAGAACCATTTGTTTGATTTAGACGATCTGCTAAGCTCATCAGCTCAAGTTTTGGGTAAAGGCGCCTTTGGTACAACCTATAAGGTAACAATGGAAGACATGAGCACGGTGGTTGTGAAGCGTCTGAAGGAAGTTGTTGCGGGAAGAAGAGAGTTTGAGCAACAAATGGAGATGATTGGCGCGATCAGACATGAGAATGTAGCTGAGCTAAAGGCTTACTACTATTCCAAAGACGATAAACTCGCTATTTATAGCTACTACACTCAAGGAAGCCTCTTCCAGATGCTGCACG GAAACAGAGGAATGTATGATCGAGTACCTTTGGATTGGGACGCTAGACTGAGGATAGCAACAGGTGCAGCTAGAGGATTGGCTAAGATCCATGAAGGGAACAACGGGAGACTCATCCATGGGAACATCAAATCATCAAACATCTTCTTAGACTCGCAAGGCCACGGCTGCATAGGAGACATTGGCTTAACAACCATCATGAGATCTCTTCCTCAAAGGACTTGCCTTACTTCAGGTTACCACGCACCTGAAATAACAGACACGAGAAGAAGCACGCAGTCTTCGGATGTATACAGCTTCGGGGTTGTTTTACTCGAGCTCTTGACAGGGAAGTCGCCGGCAAGTCGAGAGACGAAACATGGCGAGAAGATGTATTTGGCCACGTGGATAAGGAATGTGGTGGTGGAAGAGTGGACAGGGGAAGTATTCGATATGGAGATTTTGAGTGAGTCAGGTGGGTTCGAGGAAGAGATGGTTGAGATGATGCAAATAGGGTTGGCTTGTGTTGCTGTGAAGCAACAAGAACGACCTCACATAGCTCATGTTGTGAAAATGATCCAAGATATTCGATCAACTGATGCAGAGTGA
- the LOC106313649 gene encoding V-type proton ATPase subunit E3: MNDADVSKQIEQMVRFIRQEAEEKANEISVSAEEEFNIEKLQLVEAEKKKIRQEYEKKEKQVDVRRKIDYSMQLNASRIKVLQAQDDIVNAMKEEAAKQLLKVSEHGFFNHHHHQYKHLLKHLIVQCLLRLKEPSVLLRCRKEDLHIVESMLDDATEEYCEKAKVHAPEIIVDKDIFLPPAPSEDDPHAPFCAGGVVLASRDGKIVCENTLDARLEVAFRKKLPEIRKSLFGQVGAAFDE, from the exons ATGAACGACGCAGATGTCTCCAAGCAGATCGAGCAGATGGTGAGGTTTATCCGCCAGGAAGCCGAAGAAAAGGCCAATGAGATCTCCGTTTCCGCTGAAGAA GAATTTAACATAGAGAAGTTGCAGCTCGTGGAGGCAGAGAAGAAGAAGATTAGACAGGAGTATGAGAAGAAGGAGAAGCAAGTCGATGTCCGAAGGAAGAT TGATTACTCAATGCAACTGAACGCATCGAGGATCAAAGTTCTGCAAGCACAAGATGACATTGTCAATGCAATGAAAGAAGAGGCTGCAAAGCAACTCCTCAAAGTCAGCGAACATGGCTTCTTCAACCATCATCACCATCAGTATAAACATCTCTTGAAGCATCTCATTGTTCAG TGTTTGCTTAGACTGAAAGAGCCTTCAGTGTTACTGCGTTGTCGCAAAGAAGACCTTCACATTGTGGAGTCTATGCTGGACGATGCAACTGAAGAATACTGCGAGAAGGCAAAGGTTCATGCTCCTGAGATCATAGTTGACAAGGACATTTTCCTTCCTCCTGCTCCTTCCGAAGATGATCCTCATGCTCCTTTCTG TGCTGGAGGAGTGGTGCTGGCTTCTCGTGATGGGAAAATTGTGTGTGAAAACACTCTTGATGCAAGGTTGGAGGTCGCTTTCCGCAAGAAACTTCCTGAG ATCCGAAAGTCGCTCTTTGGCCAGGTTGGTGCAGCTTTTGATGAGTGA
- the LOC106313650 gene encoding defensin-like protein 35: protein MATNKISFFLVLCLCVLISSGFGEAALNPTGRKCPDPNGVDKKAACYSYCKTQGFMGGSCQGHKGNYMCKCYEGI, encoded by the exons ATGGCAACTAACAAAATCTCCTTCTTCTTGGTTCTTTGCCTCTGTGTTTTGATATCCTCAG GATTTGGAGAAGCAGCACTAAATCCAACGGGAAGAAAATGTCCGGATCCAAATGGTGTAGACAAAAAAGCTGCATGTTATAGCTATTGTAAAACACAAGGTTTTATGGGTGGTTCTTGTCAAGGACATAAAGGTAATTACATGTGTAAGTGTTATGAAGGTATATGA
- the LOC106316967 gene encoding uncharacterized protein LOC106316967 produces the protein MATASFRWILQLHKDVPKAARFYAQGLDFSVNVVTLRWAELQSGPLKLALMQSPSEHVVSEKGYSSLLSFTVTDINTSIAKLMELGAELDGSIKYEVHGKVASVRCLDGHVLGLYEPS, from the exons ATGGCTACGGCGTCGTTCAGGTGGATTTTGCAGCTACACAAAGATGTACCAAAAGCTGCTCGCTTCTACGCGCAAGGTCTTGATTTCTCCGTCAATGTCGTCACTTTACGTTGGGCTGAGCTTCAGTCTGGTCCTCTCAAGCTAGCTCTTATGCAATCTCCCAG CGAGCATGTGGTGAGTGAAAAGGGATACTCTTCGCTACTGTCGTTCACTGTGACTGACATTAATACATCAATCGCCAAACTTATGGAGTTAGGTGCCGAACTCGATGGCTCTATCAAATACGAAGTCCATGGCAAG GTTGCATCTGTGAGATGTCTCGACGGTCATGTGCTCGGCCTCTATGAACCTTCTTAG
- the LOC106313348 gene encoding GDT1-like protein 1, chloroplastic → MLSLNSLLRLPFPNPSPPNSSSSSSRRCVSACPIPVGFSVRCISSKLRRNEYRRCFQRNASCYLDEKSESEEKERNLDLLGEPSVAHPTQRVLKLLAVSGSVALLGNDPAFAVSLIPQSFVTSLGDLGDISSGFASAFLLIFFSELGDKTFFIAALLAARNNAATVFAGTFGALGIMTIISVVLGRTFHYVDEILPFRFGETDLPIDDIAAVCLLVYFGVSTLADAISDDGLKADEEQKEAELAVSELSGNGAGLAAAANTIISTFALVFVAEWGDKSFFSTIALAAASSPLGVITGALAGHGAATLLAVLGGSLLGNFLSEKAIAYVGGVLFLVFAAVTVSEIIT, encoded by the exons ATGCTTAGTTTGAATTCGCTTCTTCGTCTTCCATTCCCAAACCCTAGTCCTCCTAACTCTTCTTCCTCGTCGTCGAGGAGATGCGTCTCCGCTTGTCCAATTCCGGTCGGTTTTTCGGTTCGATGCATCTCTAG TAAATTGCGTCGAAATGAATATCGGAGATGCTTCCAACGAAATGCGTCTTGTTACCTCGATGAG AAATCGGAGTCTGAAGAAAAAGAAAGAAATCTTGATTTATTGGGCGAACCATCGGTAGCTCACCCGACACAGAGAGTTCTTAAGCTCTTGGCTGTATCTGGCTCGGTCGCATTGCTCGGAAATGACCCAGCTTTTGCGGTTTCGCTAATTCCGCAGTCATTTGTCACTTCTCTTGGAGACCTCGGTGACATTAGCTCAGGTTTTGCTTCG GCCTTCTTGCTTATCTTTTTCTCTGAACTTGGAGATAAAACTTTCTTCATCGCG GCCCTTTTAGCAGCAAGGAACAACGCTGCCACTGTTTTCGCTGGGACTTTTGGCGCTCTTGG GATCATGACGATTATATCTGTGGTGCTAGGACGAACTTTCCACTATGTCGATGAAATTCTTCCATTCAG GTTTGGTGAGACGGATTTGCCTATAGATGATATTGCAGCAGTTTGTCTCCTG GTTTACTTCGGTGTTTCAACGTTAGCAGATGCTATCTCTGACGATGGACTTAAAGCCGACGAAGAACAGAAAGAA GCAGAACTAGCGGTTTCAGAGCTTTCAGGTAACGGAGCCGGGTTAGCAGCAGCCGCTAACACCATCATCAGCACTTTCGCATTGGTTTTTGTTGCGGAATGGGGTGATAAATCCTTCTTCTCAACAATTG CTCTTGCGGCTGCATCATCGCCATTGGGTGTTATCACTGGAGCATTGGCGGGTCACGGTGCTGCGACTCTG CTTGCGGTTTTGGGAGGTTCTTTGCTAGGAAACTTCTTGTCAGAGAAG